The Gossypium hirsutum isolate 1008001.06 chromosome D07, Gossypium_hirsutum_v2.1, whole genome shotgun sequence genome includes the window tttatcttttcaaatGGCATGAAGAAGTAGAGAAGCTTGAGATAATTGAATATGATTATCCTTATCCTTTCTTTTTTAAAAGAGAGTATTTGAAGTTGCTAGAAGATTTGTTTATGagtcttttataaaataattattcaagaTAATTTAAGTGATAAATCCAGCTTTTAGATAAAAGTTTAAAGTCTATCAAAACCTTGTTGAAAGGACTcttgtattaatttataaatagaCTATTGATTGACTTCCTCTTTAGTCATTTGAGTGTATTTAGACATTCTTTGTTTAGGAACTCGCTCCTTGTTTAGGAATTTTAATAGAGATTGTTTATAAAGAGATATTGGATGTAATGTGAGATATTTATGGAGagtaatttattacaatttaggtTTGGGGCTATAATTATCCATTGAGAGAGAAGATTGAGTTTTAGCCGGTAGTTATACCAAATGAAtcgttaaataaaattattttttaagtaaggTTCCACAGACGTAGGATTGGTGAATCTGAATTgcattaataaaaattatgtattGATTTTCTCTTTACTTATCTCTTTGACTCACCtacattttaaatttgttatGTGAACTCTCTAATTTTATCCCAATTTTTGTTTCAACAATagataatacaaaattattttaaatgagtGCAAATGGAAGATTTTTTCAGAGTGAAGCAAAATTTTAAGTTACCTTGTAATGGTGGTACTGATCATCAGCCACATCAGCAGTATCATTATTGGCAATGTGGCCTGTTCCAACATTTGCAAACGAACAAAGTAGTAACACAATTTaccaaaaatataattaattgggTAATGTTAGACATTATAGTGGGTTTTGTAGGACTATAGTGAAAAGATAAAATTGAGGAGATCACAGTCATTTAATTAAGATACATCAAAAATTAGGAAATTGTGATAGTGACTTGGAAGTTATTAAATTAGCTATTGAATATGTTGATTTTCTCTCTGAAATTGatttaattagttaataaaaaaatctatatttttcaatgcAAATCCTATAATGtttctttttctccctttttatttAAACCATTAACTGCCAATTAATTGCTAATTTTCTAAGTAGAaacaattaattatataataaatgacGCCAAACAGTAGACATCCCACGACCAGTCTCTTGGGCAATATGATATTCCACaagcattttattttaaaattgtgatTTCTTGATAAATTTAGGTAAAAAGATTTTTCTATCTttctcaattttaatatttagtaaaTTGATCCCtctaaaaaaaagtgaaataatTTAGTTACCAAGTGAATAACTAAAGATTCTATCATTTATTCTACTTTTGATccgtataataataatttatttctcaATCTTTAAAAATTCTATTAACTTGATTCTATTTATAAGAAATTTATGactaactaataatttttattattttttagatttttttttataattggaaTCAAATTGACAagatatgtaaatattaaaatttaaacttgttATTACaccaataaaaaaagataaattgccataaaaaagtgaaattattaattgtccttagttactcactttcaaaattaacgAAATTTCTCCGCTTTTTGTTAGAGGGAACAATTttctaaatatcaaaattaagaggGATTGAAGAGGTCTTTTACCCTAAATTTATCAAGTTTCACTTAAAtttccaaaaaaagaaaagaaaaaagataagCAACACccaatgtcactaaactattattAAGTTGACTTTGttgtcactcaattttaaaaagttacaaaatgatcattgaactattcaaaagttttcatttaagtcattgaactattcaaaagttttttttaagtcCAATAACAAGCACCAGGTGACAATTCGACGATTGGTGCTCTAGATCGATACCCATCGATGAGGAGAAGTACATATCTTAGATTCAAGTCGATCAGAGAGATAGTTTAAATTTTAGTTCGTAAATTTGTGACATTTAAAGttattgtataataataaaaaactgcAATGCAAAAGAGAAGGGAAATGAGAGCTTTTAATTAGTGCAGACAACGtgaatttgaactaaatcatacaacaacgattttaacagCTCATTGACTTAAATAAAAGACTTTAGAATAGCTCAGtgacaattttgtaactttttgaaattgaatgatcaaaacataaatttactaatagtttaaaaatatgaaaaaagaaatCAGCTCAATTTGAATCCACAAAACAGTCATATAAACTCAAGTTGATTTGAATTAGAATCGATTTCAATTTTAGAGGTATTAATTAGTATTAGTATTACCTGGTTGTTTTACATAAACATCCCAAATGCTAGGTCCTCGGCCACCCTTATTAGCCATCCCTTCAACTTGATAAGCTGAAGTTGAAGTTCCGAACACAAAGCCCATCGGAAAGCTCTCTCTGCTAAGCCCTCCAGTGTCCATCACCGCCACATTTCCGATGCCGATGATCACAGCAAAAGCGAAGCATAACAGCATTCGCTTCATCACTGTAACTTTAACTGTGAAACATCAAAGAAAATGTAGAAAAATAACAGTCAATGAATGAATGAACAGCTATTTATAGATAGGATTTTTTTTAATGGCATAGAATGAATGATGGTCCACACAACATTTAATGGATTTGATagttaattttcacaaatttagattttagtttagttaatttaagataacaattaatatatttaaagaaagtaataatgatatgatttttttataagtgaaatttaataatttaaaaagttaaatttaaattgaatcgaatatattttaaaaatatattcattttattatttatgttctGAATTCGCGATaacaacaaaatatatttttaaaaatattatgataCGACTTTCAATAATCTTCCTTTTATTGGATTATTGCTGatataatcataaaaaatatgttttcaaaaattttaactaaatttcaGCCAATCTAAACCTAATACTAACCCTTCGTATATTCTTTAAACAATGTAATACATCTATTTTTAGAGTCTCTATGTTACAACTGattatttattcaaatgattaataattttaaaaattactctTAAAACCTACCAaattctttcatttattcaaatctTTACTTTCAAGTCATATTTCTTTATTGTTTAtaactagaaaaatgaaataaagttatcaaatttaattttcaatgtacttcaaagttttttttttggaaaattttgtctAGTAAATATTAATAGAATATATTGTAAACCATGAATATCCATATCTATCTCGCAATAGCATTTATTACGTCTATAATCATAATAACCACATCTAAAATACACAACCGTCGCTTTATCATTATGAAACAAAACCTAAGATACAAGCTAATTATTTGgatctaaaaaggaaaaaaaaaacaaaaaaaaaaactaaggccTAAGGAAACAGCTCAAAAGAAAACTTCTAGCATTTTCAATGCTAATCCTcctactttttattttgtttcccaTTATCCCTCTCAATGAACTGATTCTTGCTGCAATTCATTGCTTCTTTTCAAGTAATTGTTTGAACCAATAAGCAGACATCTTGGGGTATCTCTTGAGATTGTTGTAATCAACGTAAACGATGCCAAACCTTGAAGTATATCCTAATAACCATTCAAAGTTATCCAACAACGACCACGCAAAATAGCCGGTCACGTTGGCTCCTTCATCAATGGCTTTCTTCAACTGAGTCATGTAATCCTTGAAAAACTTTATCCTTGTGGTGTCCTTCAATCCATTTGGAAGTGTAGCATTTCCAGGGTCATCCATACCTACATCACAAATTTCAACTCAGCTCAATTGGTTCATTCAATCACCGTTATAAGCACTTAAAAAATAATCGTATACTTACCATTTTCTGAGATAATAACATTCATGTCCCCGTACCGCTCTTTTATATAAGTCACAGTTTTGTACATACCCCAAGGGACAATGTAAAGCCACCAAGAATTTGCTCTTGGACCAATTTGCACTCCATACTTTGCATCTACAAATTGTGAACACAATGTAAAACATTGGTTTCATTATGTTCTCTAGTTATGGTAAGAAGACTTACTGGCAAAGGCTGCATTCCAATCTGATTGGTAGCTTGTAACATTTGATGGTGTTGTAGGATTAGAAATATAGCTAGTAGTATATTGGTTAATGCCTACATAATCAAATGAACCATTCACCATCTTAACCTCTTCCTCAGTAAACTTCGGCAGCCTTTTGCCGACTATTTCTTGCATTGTTCTGGGATACTCGCCATACCGAATGGGATGTAGAAACCTATAAGAAAATTGATTAATAAAGTAGACAATAATCCTTTTTCACTACAAAAAAGATTCTAGAAACATACCAGCCAACATGAAAATCTCTAGCTCTTTGAGCTGCATGGTTATCAGCTTTTGATCTTGTGAGAGGTTCATACCAATTAAAATCCAAGAGAATACCAATACTCCCTTTTTGCTTTGCCTAAAGATATATCCAGGTTCATATCAGCCTATAATCGCCAAGATTATCAAAATCAATTATTACAATTGGATAGATGAATGGACCTGGTATTTTTCACGATATCTTTTAACTGCTTCAGCATGGGATAAGATCAAATTATGTCCAACAATGTAAGGCTCAATGGCGGAGTTTCCATCAGTGCAATTTCCAACTTCTTTGGAACACCTTGAAGGAGGATTGATGCCATTATCAAAGCCAAGAGCAGCCACGATCCTGGGTTCATTGAATGTAAACCAGTTCTTGACTCTATCACCAAATGTCTTGAAACAAAACTCTGCATAATCAGCATAATCTTCCCTGAAAAAAATCACaacaaaactttcaaaattacacaattacagAGTATTTGAATTATCATATCCTCACATAATGAATGTCGAAAACACGTTGTACTTAACACAATTTGACGGTTCAAGAACCCATTGTACTTCTCCTGAAGAGCTTGAGGGAGATCATAATGGTACAAGTTCCCATACGGAGTAATACCTACAAAAGCAATGAATCAGCTTAAGACAATGCCAAAATGCAGAAATACGAATATTTTATaactcaaattcattttatttaccTTTCTTAACCAAGTAATTGATCAACCTGTTGTAATAATCAACTCCCTCCCAATTTACTCTTCCAACACCctctacaaaaatataaaataaatcaaagggctaatttgaaaaatagtaattcaagaaaaaaaatcaaattaaaacaaatagagCCCTTGTTGCAATACCTGGAAAGATCCTTGACCATGAAATTGAGAACCGATAagcatcaaaattgaaatttgccAACAAATCTACATCTTCCTATGGAAAAATTAATGGAAACACAtcaatgttttgttttaatttctatttgttggaaaaaataaacaaacgaaaTTTGAAGTTACCTTGTAATGGTGGTACTGGTCAACAGCAACGTCAGCAGTATCATTATTAGCAATATGGCCTGAAATTACGAGACAAATTTTAAATACTGTAataattaatcactaattttCTGGGtagaaataattaattatataataaatgatACCAAAACAGTAGACATCCCACGGACAATCTCTTGGGCAGGGTGATATCCCACGTGCATtttgtttttgataaatttaGGTATAAACATCTTTTCAATCTTTAAATTTTGATTcttaattgatttaaaataataataaatttgttttttattttttcgatgctataataataattttaatttttaaaaaaatcacaacaaatttattcttttttggcttacaaattttttaaaatcaaaatatcaaGATATTAATGTCTAAATTTGTTATCAATTGATGAAAAAAGTTAACACCAGTACTAATCGTCGTTAGTTGCTTATCATTGAAACTGAGTTGTTCCATTCTTTTAAGAGGGACCAATCCACTAAATATCACATTTTGAAGCAATTTTGACTCAAAtgccaataaataaataaataacgaaaTGACTGAAATCAGGTGAATTAGTACCAGTATTACCTGGTTGTTTAACATAAACATCCCAAATGCAAGGTCCTCGGCCGCCTTTATTAGCCATCCCTTCAACTTGATAAGCTGAAGTTGCAGTTCCGAACACAAATCCCTTCGGAAAACTGTCTCTGCTAAGCCCTCCGGTGTCCATCACCGCCGCATTTCCGATGCCGACGATCACAGCAAAAGCAAAACATAACAGCAACGGCTTCATCACTGTAACCTAAACTgcgaaaaatcaaagaaaatgtaGGAAACTAAAcagtgaatgaatgaatgattgagATTGTGAAGAAGGACTCCGCTATTTATAgataggatttttttattttacttggtTCAGGTCAGAGTtggttatttttctttttcattatcaattattttaactttttgtaaattctttttttatctaactatttaattttatttttttctcatcttttaaaatttacataataacaactttaattcttaatatttataaattatgtcaatttagtattAATTCTCTCACAATTAtgttaatgaatttaaataatgataAGATTTAAAACTTAGTCAACAAGCATGGAATCAAAATCACATATTATGATGGTAGTAAATCATagattttctattaaaaataatttcaagatTCATAACTTTTTAAATATCCTTAagcttcttttttgttttttttacgaAAAGGAATATTCAGCTTCGAAGATTATACTTCATTTGTAAGTGATTTTAGAGTCCTCTATAATATCAATTGATATTGCATTAAAACAGATAAAACAATCGCCAGTCAATTCTGTTTTtcatttgaaatgaaatatagaatttaattttcaatgtactaaaaagattttttattttctaaatattaaCTGCAAATATTTCAGATTCAACTCTCTTTTGCATTTATTTGCCAAGTCTAGGCTTATCCTCAGATTCCGATCCGGGATTTGGTATAAAATAAATCCCACGTCATACTTTCTAAATACATTTAGgattaatttcatcacatattcCAAACTCTTGAAATGTTTTTAACCGTcgattcaataataatttaaaaaaattattgattttgaatgtcCTACTTAGTGATCGGTTCAATCCCATTATTCAAACCGCTACACCAGTCGATTCTCAATCCAACTAGTTCGGTTTAATTCCAATAACATTGGTTCTAATTAAATCGTCAAAGTATTAGTATCATATCAAGCAAGTCCTTCTAATCGTCATCTTGGACATTAAATTTTATCTTTGGATATGATGACATAGAtctaatatgttaaaaaattacAATAGCTATCTTTCTAAAATTCATTTTCCATTAAGAATTGAATTAATTACGAGTTTCTAAAAATTGATTTGTAAATCATAAACTGttattttctctaaattttttgtaaataaagagaaggaagaaaacaaTGGGATTGCTATGAACTGAGGGAATCAAGCCGAGGTATAGGGTTCTCATTCGCTCCTATTTCAAACATATTACGAAAGATCAAGACACCAAATTATACCATATTTATAGCAAATCTCATCCACAAACTATACCATAACTAGTTACATTTCATAGAAGCAGCTCAACTCTACTATCACTCCAGCCAGACAAACTTCAGTTAGTATAATGTAGGTTACACCTGCACAACAAAACCTGGAATTCCCTTCACGATCTCATGTCTTAGTATTTCCAATTCTTCCCTTGAAAGAACTACGAAAATCACATACACCAAGACTAGTAATGTATCGAGCTAAGCTCCATGAGATTGCATTTCAGAAGGATCCATTAAACCTTCTAATACGACAAGTTGATCCAGTAAAGCAAGCTTCTCGTCTTCAAGTGCCTTGACTTCATCTTCAACATCTTTAAGCTCTTTACCTAATGTAAAGCTTTCTTCTTCCAATAGCAAGTACTTACGCCTCAGTGCGCGGTACTCATTCCCAGATGTAGAAGAGTCTGGTAATGAATCTGAGTTAGATCTCTCGGGTTGCTGAAATATAGGAGAGAGTTCATTCTTCGAGTTCCTTTTCGATGTCTTTTTCCCTGTTCTTAATGGTACAGATCCCTGTACCTGTTGAACCCCTTTGATATCATTCCTTTCCAACGGAAACAGCGGTGCTTTGTTAGCAGAGCTTTTCTTTTTCCGTATCTTAGGATTCGAATCTTCCTCTAACAGCAGCACCCTCGGATCTTGCATTCTCTCACTGATGAAAACACAACACAAGAATTAAAGAACAAGCATATAAGTTTTTCTCTATGGCAACTTAGAATAATTTAAACAAGCATAGCTTTAATGATCCTCACCGATATTGTACTTATCCAGAAACAATTCTAAATGCATGTACGAGCGAGGCACAAAGCATAACAAGCATATAGGCACAACATATGGCTAACGTAATATCAAACCTTTAAAAAGCTAGCAAAGATCATTCTATTTCAGTTTATGCAATACTACTATGATCATCCAACTCATCCCTGAATCCCAtttcaactttctttttcttGATCATAACCAGGGTATCCACCGCCAGCAGCAGTGACTAATCCCCTCACCACAGGTATTCTCCGATAAGATAAATGGCTGGCCATGAAATGTGTTCCATTCCCGTGAGTGGGGATCAAACCTCTGACCACATGGTTAAAGGATAAGGTGAGCAACCACCACACCTCATGGTTCCTTTTCAACTTCAATGGTTCAACCCTCGCTACATAGAAGCCATAACACATGATAGAAAAATGCATACGTACATATAAATATATCTCATCAATGTACTATACCTTATCGGTTTATCCACCCAGAATCAAGATAGGATTAAGGTTAAATCGTCTCATCTTCCTCTTAACTTACCCTATACTCTTGAGGTTTACGAATGATTCAAAGTTCATAATATCAAAGTCGCCCAGGGGGCATTCAGAACAGTTAAAAACCGATATGTATTAAGTGCCCTCTGAAAGCTACCCGAGATCATACAACATCAGTTTATGCAATATCCCTACGATTAACCAACTCATCCCTGAatccaat containing:
- the LOC107953919 gene encoding uncharacterized protein, whose protein sequence is MQDPRVLLLEEDSNPKIRKKKSSANKAPLFPLERNDIKGVQQVQGSVPLRTGKKTSKRNSKNELSPIFQQPERSNSDSLPDSSTSGNEYRALRRKYLLLEEESFTLGKELKDVEDEVKALEDEKLALLDQLVVLEGLMDPSEMQSHGA
- the LOC107953920 gene encoding beta-glucosidase 44, which encodes MKRMLLCFAFAVIIGIGNVAVMDTGGLSRESFPMGFVFGTSTSAYQVEGMANKGGRGPSIWDVYVKQPGHIANNDTADVADDQYHHYKEDVDLLAKFNFDAYRFSISWSRIFPEGVGKVNWAGVAYYNRMINYLVKKGTMKKGSIF
- the LOC107953918 gene encoding beta-glucosidase 44: MKPLLLCFAFAVIVGIGNAAVMDTGGLSRDSFPKGFVFGTATSAYQVEGMANKGGRGPCIWDVYVKQPGHIANNDTADVAVDQYHHYKEDVDLLANFNFDAYRFSISWSRIFPEGVGRVNWEGVDYYNRLINYLVKKGITPYGNLYHYDLPQALQEKYNGFLNRQIVEDYADYAEFCFKTFGDRVKNWFTFNEPRIVAALGFDNGINPPSRCSKEVGNCTDGNSAIEPYIVGHNLILSHAEAVKRYREKYQAKQKGSIGILLDFNWYEPLTRSKADNHAAQRARDFHVGWFLHPIRYGEYPRTMQEIVGKRLPKFTEEEVKMVNGSFDYVGINQYTTSYISNPTTPSNVTSYQSDWNAAFANAKYGVQIGPRANSWWLYIVPWGMYKTVTYIKERYGDMNVIISENGMDDPGNATLPNGLKDTTRIKFFKDYMTQLKKAIDEGANVTGYFAWSLLDNFEWLLGYTSRFGIVYVDYNNLKRYPKMSAYWFKQLLEKKQ